A section of the Triticum dicoccoides isolate Atlit2015 ecotype Zavitan chromosome 7A, WEW_v2.0, whole genome shotgun sequence genome encodes:
- the LOC119331459 gene encoding BEL1-like homeodomain protein 2, protein MSSNPSYHQQLGLDAMNTCFFGGSSMIGSEAPFFYPGMPHDAGFGSGGADVAAHFMASSAMVTSPANQLVWPAAAPSQDSHQASMSTEEMNDDAYAVAGESCSTVHSMLPSASADFFQYGSGVVTIAQPSKMAKLVAGEPHCGWLYDGPSAASTHQPYYLTAFSGGSDFPDAVAGAASGLSLRLGAQSSSVTMASMPEQSSEVSCSGLTHVNSEGFGYQQPQAVRAHAGAGAGLFHLPPYGDVGAGDDELRHVYPQMYSRPPHFSQVLPRSGYAHIAQELLNGFAGCVLKDLAEMPDDSVSGIGSEASLLLSSSCSARTPSSVSSNQLMLPSDEGSADGGRWMEAQRVRNDLLKLLQLMDQRCNRCFDDIQTTASKFSSVVAHPGGGGGGAIAPPPFAQRAMSAVYRRLRKRITGLIVAVAQRSGGGGGGEPSSLADKERSWESAFIQKHWALQQLRRGDQQSWRPQRGLPEKSVAVLKAWMFENFLRPYPKDHEKDMLAARSGLSRSQVSNWFINARVRLWKPMIEEMYEELKRSSGRGGDAELPSSKDVVG, encoded by the exons ATGTCTAGCAATCCATCCTATCATCAGCAGCTGGGGTTGGATGCCATGAACACTTGCTTCTTCGGCGGCAGCAGCATGATCGGCTCCGAAGCACCGTTCTTCTACCCAGGCATGCCGCACGATGCGGGCTTCGGCTCCGGCGGCGCGGATGTGGCCGCGCATTTCATGGCCAGCAGCGCGATGGTCACTTCGCCGGCGAACCAGCTCGTCTGGCCCGCCGCTGCTCCTTCGCAGGACAGCCACCAAGCGAGCATGTCGACGGAGGAGATGAACGACGACGCCTACGCCGTCGCCGGCGAGAGCTGCAGCACCGTGCACTCCATGCTCCCTTCCGCCTCGGCAGACTTCTTTCAGTACGGGTCGGGAGTGGTCACCATCGCCCAGCCGTCGAAGATGGCCAAGCTCGTTGCTGGAGAGCCACACTGCGGCTGGCTCTACGATGGACCGAGCGCTGCCTCGACCCACCAGCCGTATTACCTGACGGCGTTCTCCGGCGGCAGCGACTTTCCGGACGCTGTCGCCGGCGCGGCGAGCGGCCTGTCGCTCAGGCTAGGTGCCCAGTCTTCCTCGGTCACCATGGCGAGCATGCCGGAGCAGTCCTCGGAGGTGAGCTGCTCCGGCCTGACCCACGTCAACAGCGAAGGCTTTGGCTACCAGCAGCCTCAGGCCGTGAGGGCtcacgccggcgccggcgccggcctgTTCCATCTGCCTCCTTACGGCGATGTCGGTGCCGGCGACGACGAGCTGCGGCACGTGTACCCACAGATGTACTCGAGGCCTCCGCACTTCTCGCAGGTGCTGCCGCGGTCGGGATACGCGCACATTGCCCAGGAGCTGCTGAATGGGTTCGCCGGCTGCGTGCTGAAAGACCTGGCCGAGATGCCTGACGATTCAGTCAGCGGCATTGGCAGCGAGGCGAGCCTCCTGCTCTCGTCGAGCTGCTCGGCGAGGACGCCGTCGTCGGTGAGCTCCAACCAGCTGATGCTGCCCTCCGACGAGGGCTCAGCCGACGGCGGGAGGTGGATGGAGGCTCAGAGGGTGAGGAACGATCTCCTGAAACTGCTACAGCTG ATGGACCAAAGGTGCAACCGGTGCTTCGACGACATCCAGACCACGGCGTCCAAGTTCAGCAGCGTGGTGGCGCacccaggcggcggcggaggcggcgccatCGCGCCGCCGCCGTTCGCGCAGCGCGCGATGTCCGCGGTGTACCGGAGGCTGAGGAAGCGGATCACGGGCCTGATCGTGGCGGTGGCGCAGAGgtccggcgggggcgggggcggggagcCGTCGTCGCTGGCCGACAAGGAGCGGAGCTGGGAGTCGGCCTTCATCCAGAAGCACTGGGCGTTGCAGCAGCTCCGGCGCGGCGACCAGCAGTCCTGGCGGCCCCAGCGCGGCCTGCCGGAGAAGTCCGTCGCCGTGCTCAAAGCCTGGATGTTCGAGAACTTCCTCCGCCC GTACCCGAAGGACCACGAGAAGGACATGCTGGCGGCGAGGAGCGGGCTGAGCAGGAGCCAG GTCTCCAACTGGTTCATCAACGCGCGCGTCCGGCTGTGGAAGCCGATGATCGAGGAGATGTACGAGGAGCTCAAGAGGAGCTCCGGGCGCGGCGGCGACGCTGAGCTTCCGAGCAGCAAAGACGTCGTCGGCTAG